The proteins below come from a single Anguilla rostrata isolate EN2019 chromosome 3, ASM1855537v3, whole genome shotgun sequence genomic window:
- the LOC135251404 gene encoding cellular tumor antigen p53-like isoform X2 — MDSDSTLLFTDPLNFELGEGPPSERSLLSFAWCICPESVCLSERQKGEMTEQEAESLPLSQESFQELWKMMCPPAAIHEPLSVNDGWHLESLLSETPLQESIDAGVFDLPTTLPPQPSVSAFNGDAALSSTVPSTTDYPGALGFQLRFLKSGTAKSVTCTFSPDLNKLFCQLDKTCPVQIQVDRPPPPAAVIRATSVFKKAEHVASLVHRCPHHEKASEHSEGTAPPNHLIQVEGCQRAHYMEDANTKRHSVVVPYEAPQCGSECTTVLYKYMCNSSCMGGMNRRPILTIITLETEGGELLGRRCFEVRVCACPGRDRKNEEDNFLNRQEKSSGTKRSFKEVSPTAPQTEANKKSKSSSSSEEEIFTLQIRGRERYDHLKKINDSFELLDLIPPAELDKYRQELQ, encoded by the exons ATGGATTCGGATTCAACACTGTTATTTACAGATCCCTTAAATTTTGAGTTGGGAGAAGGTCCACCTTCAGAGCGCAGCCTTCTAAG CTTTGCATGGTGCATCTGTCCAGAGAGCGTGTGCCTGAGTGAAAGGCAGAAAGGAGAAATGACTGAGCAGGAGGCCGAGTCCCTTCCCCTGAGCCAGGAGTCATTTCAGGAGTTATGGAAGATGAT GTGTCCTCCAGCCGCCATCCACGAACCTTTGAGTGTGAATGATGGTTGGCACCTGGAGAGT CTTTTGTCGGAGACTCCTCTACAGGAGAGCATTGATGCGGGGGTTTTTGACTTGCCCACAACCCTGCCGCCACAGCCATCTGTATCTGCTTTTAATGGCGATGCTGCCCTCAGCTCAACTGTGCCATCCACAACTGACTACCCGGGAGCGCTGGGTTTCCAGCTACGCTTTCTGAAGTCTGGCACTGCCAAGTCTGTCACATGCACG TTTTCCCCAGATCTAAACAAGCTGTTCTGCCAGCTGGATAAAACCTGCCCAGTTCAGATACAGGTGGATCGCCCCCCTCCGCCGGCCGCAGTGATCCGAGCGACCTCTGTGTTTAAGAAGGCTGAACACGTGGCCTCTCTGGTGCACCGGTGCCCACACCATGAGAAGGCCTCCGAGCACAGCGAAG GTACAGCCCCCCCAAATCACCTGATCCAGGTGGAGGGCTGCCAACGGGCCCACTACATGGAGGACGCCAACACCAAGAGGCACAGTGTTGTAGTTCCATATGAGGCCCCCCAG tgtggCTCGGAGTGCACCACGGTGCTGTACAAATACATGTGCAACTCTAGCTGCATGGGTGGAATGAACCGCCGGCCGATTCTAACCATTATCACACTGGAGACGGAAGG gggAGAGCTCCTGGGCCGCCGCTGCTTTGAGGTGCGCGTGTGCGCCTGCCCTGGGCGAGACCGCAAGAACGAGGAGGACAACTTCCTCAATCGGCAGGAAAAGAGCAGCGGGACCAAACGCA GCTTCAAGGAGGTATCTCCGACTGCCCCCCAAACAGAGGCGAACAAGAAAAGCAAATCAAGCTCCAGCTCTGAGGAGGAGATTTTCACACTGCAG ATCCGTGGGAGGGAGCGCTACGACCATCTTAAGAAGATAAATGACAGCTTTGAACTGCTGGATTTGATTCCACCTGCAGAGCTGGACAAATACCGGCAAGAACT ACAGTGA
- the LOC135251404 gene encoding cellular tumor antigen p53-like isoform X3 → MTEQEAESLPLSQESFQELWKMMCPPAAIHEPLSVNDGWHLESLLSETPLQESIDAGVFDLPTTLPPQPSVSAFNGDAALSSTVPSTTDYPGALGFQLRFLKSGTAKSVTCTFSPDLNKLFCQLDKTCPVQIQVDRPPPPAAVIRATSVFKKAEHVASLVHRCPHHEKASEHSEGTAPPNHLIQVEGCQRAHYMEDANTKRHSVVVPYEAPQCGSECTTVLYKYMCNSSCMGGMNRRPILTIITLETEGGELLGRRCFEVRVCACPGRDRKNEEDNFLNRQEKSSGTKRSFKEVSPTAPQTEANKKSKSSSSSEEEIFTLQIRGRERYDHLKKINDSFELLDLIPPAELDKYRQELNTQNVSKEEREDVQPRKGKKLLKKGEKSDTD, encoded by the exons ATGACTGAGCAGGAGGCCGAGTCCCTTCCCCTGAGCCAGGAGTCATTTCAGGAGTTATGGAAGATGAT GTGTCCTCCAGCCGCCATCCACGAACCTTTGAGTGTGAATGATGGTTGGCACCTGGAGAGT CTTTTGTCGGAGACTCCTCTACAGGAGAGCATTGATGCGGGGGTTTTTGACTTGCCCACAACCCTGCCGCCACAGCCATCTGTATCTGCTTTTAATGGCGATGCTGCCCTCAGCTCAACTGTGCCATCCACAACTGACTACCCGGGAGCGCTGGGTTTCCAGCTACGCTTTCTGAAGTCTGGCACTGCCAAGTCTGTCACATGCACG TTTTCCCCAGATCTAAACAAGCTGTTCTGCCAGCTGGATAAAACCTGCCCAGTTCAGATACAGGTGGATCGCCCCCCTCCGCCGGCCGCAGTGATCCGAGCGACCTCTGTGTTTAAGAAGGCTGAACACGTGGCCTCTCTGGTGCACCGGTGCCCACACCATGAGAAGGCCTCCGAGCACAGCGAAG GTACAGCCCCCCCAAATCACCTGATCCAGGTGGAGGGCTGCCAACGGGCCCACTACATGGAGGACGCCAACACCAAGAGGCACAGTGTTGTAGTTCCATATGAGGCCCCCCAG tgtggCTCGGAGTGCACCACGGTGCTGTACAAATACATGTGCAACTCTAGCTGCATGGGTGGAATGAACCGCCGGCCGATTCTAACCATTATCACACTGGAGACGGAAGG gggAGAGCTCCTGGGCCGCCGCTGCTTTGAGGTGCGCGTGTGCGCCTGCCCTGGGCGAGACCGCAAGAACGAGGAGGACAACTTCCTCAATCGGCAGGAAAAGAGCAGCGGGACCAAACGCA GCTTCAAGGAGGTATCTCCGACTGCCCCCCAAACAGAGGCGAACAAGAAAAGCAAATCAAGCTCCAGCTCTGAGGAGGAGATTTTCACACTGCAG ATCCGTGGGAGGGAGCGCTACGACCATCTTAAGAAGATAAATGACAGCTTTGAACTGCTGGATTTGATTCCACCTGCAGAGCTGGACAAATACCGGCAAGAACT AAACACCCAGAATGTGAGCAAGGAGGAGCGTGAAGATGTTCAACCAAGAAAAGGGAAGAAGCTGCTGAAGAAGGGGGAGAAAAGTGACACTGATTGa
- the LOC135251404 gene encoding cellular tumor antigen p53-like isoform X1: MDSDSTLLFTDPLNFELGEGPPSERSLLSFAWCICPESVCLSERQKGEMTEQEAESLPLSQESFQELWKMMCPPAAIHEPLSVNDGWHLESLLSETPLQESIDAGVFDLPTTLPPQPSVSAFNGDAALSSTVPSTTDYPGALGFQLRFLKSGTAKSVTCTFSPDLNKLFCQLDKTCPVQIQVDRPPPPAAVIRATSVFKKAEHVASLVHRCPHHEKASEHSEGTAPPNHLIQVEGCQRAHYMEDANTKRHSVVVPYEAPQCGSECTTVLYKYMCNSSCMGGMNRRPILTIITLETEGGELLGRRCFEVRVCACPGRDRKNEEDNFLNRQEKSSGTKRSFKEVSPTAPQTEANKKSKSSSSSEEEIFTLQIRGRERYDHLKKINDSFELLDLIPPAELDKYRQELNTQNVSKEEREDVQPRKGKKLLKKGEKSDTD; this comes from the exons ATGGATTCGGATTCAACACTGTTATTTACAGATCCCTTAAATTTTGAGTTGGGAGAAGGTCCACCTTCAGAGCGCAGCCTTCTAAG CTTTGCATGGTGCATCTGTCCAGAGAGCGTGTGCCTGAGTGAAAGGCAGAAAGGAGAAATGACTGAGCAGGAGGCCGAGTCCCTTCCCCTGAGCCAGGAGTCATTTCAGGAGTTATGGAAGATGAT GTGTCCTCCAGCCGCCATCCACGAACCTTTGAGTGTGAATGATGGTTGGCACCTGGAGAGT CTTTTGTCGGAGACTCCTCTACAGGAGAGCATTGATGCGGGGGTTTTTGACTTGCCCACAACCCTGCCGCCACAGCCATCTGTATCTGCTTTTAATGGCGATGCTGCCCTCAGCTCAACTGTGCCATCCACAACTGACTACCCGGGAGCGCTGGGTTTCCAGCTACGCTTTCTGAAGTCTGGCACTGCCAAGTCTGTCACATGCACG TTTTCCCCAGATCTAAACAAGCTGTTCTGCCAGCTGGATAAAACCTGCCCAGTTCAGATACAGGTGGATCGCCCCCCTCCGCCGGCCGCAGTGATCCGAGCGACCTCTGTGTTTAAGAAGGCTGAACACGTGGCCTCTCTGGTGCACCGGTGCCCACACCATGAGAAGGCCTCCGAGCACAGCGAAG GTACAGCCCCCCCAAATCACCTGATCCAGGTGGAGGGCTGCCAACGGGCCCACTACATGGAGGACGCCAACACCAAGAGGCACAGTGTTGTAGTTCCATATGAGGCCCCCCAG tgtggCTCGGAGTGCACCACGGTGCTGTACAAATACATGTGCAACTCTAGCTGCATGGGTGGAATGAACCGCCGGCCGATTCTAACCATTATCACACTGGAGACGGAAGG gggAGAGCTCCTGGGCCGCCGCTGCTTTGAGGTGCGCGTGTGCGCCTGCCCTGGGCGAGACCGCAAGAACGAGGAGGACAACTTCCTCAATCGGCAGGAAAAGAGCAGCGGGACCAAACGCA GCTTCAAGGAGGTATCTCCGACTGCCCCCCAAACAGAGGCGAACAAGAAAAGCAAATCAAGCTCCAGCTCTGAGGAGGAGATTTTCACACTGCAG ATCCGTGGGAGGGAGCGCTACGACCATCTTAAGAAGATAAATGACAGCTTTGAACTGCTGGATTTGATTCCACCTGCAGAGCTGGACAAATACCGGCAAGAACT AAACACCCAGAATGTGAGCAAGGAGGAGCGTGAAGATGTTCAACCAAGAAAAGGGAAGAAGCTGCTGAAGAAGGGGGAGAAAAGTGACACTGATTGa